From the genome of Niabella agricola, one region includes:
- a CDS encoding universal stress protein, whose amino-acid sequence MKTILVLVDFSKAALNAVNYGVEIAIASKASLLLLYVCDLPVNFTQVPVSLVMDDDRLNAEAELIKLKVKIHRRTHGALSIFSEVRNGNFFRK is encoded by the coding sequence ATGAAAACGATACTGGTTCTCGTTGATTTTTCCAAGGCAGCTTTAAATGCAGTTAACTACGGCGTAGAAATAGCCATAGCCAGTAAAGCCAGCCTGTTGCTGTTATATGTATGTGATTTGCCTGTTAACTTTACCCAGGTGCCCGTTTCCCTGGTTATGGATGATGATCGTCTGAACGCCGAAGCAGAACTGATAAAATTAAAAGTAAAAATTCACCGGAGAACACATGGCGCGCTCAGTATCTTTAGTGAAGTGCGCAACGGTAATTTTTTTCGGAAGTGA
- a CDS encoding acetyl-CoA hydrolase/transferase family protein, whose protein sequence is MTIEYKTADSALELIKSGDRVFVHGSAATPRFLVNKLLAKAGTLKNIELTCISTYGEIDWNRPEVIDNGFFINSLFVSSNVREWVNGPNGNYVPVFLSEIPNLFEEGFLKLNVAIVQVSPPDRHGYCTLGTSVDAALCAVRMAPVVIAQVNPQMPRVMGDGVIHYSEFTAMVWQDSSLPEVDYSLDTDETAVRIGKHVASLIEDGATLQMGIGTIPDAVLKQLSGHKGLGVHTEMFSDGLVPLVEQGVITNEYKKVQPGRIVTSFILGTRKVYDFVNDNPFVNCMDVAFVNDSDVIRRNPKVVAINSAIEIDLTGQICADSIGTYQYSGIGGQMDFMRGASLSVGGKPIIAMPSVTRNGVSRIVSFLKPGAGVVTTRGHVHFIATEFGIVNLYGRNMEQRARLLISIAHPDHREQLEQAYYERFQKLYTAVK, encoded by the coding sequence ATGACGATTGAATATAAGACTGCAGACAGTGCATTGGAGCTAATCAAAAGCGGGGACCGCGTCTTTGTGCATGGAAGTGCTGCAACTCCCAGGTTTCTGGTAAACAAATTACTGGCAAAAGCCGGAACACTCAAGAATATTGAACTGACCTGTATTAGTACATACGGCGAGATTGACTGGAATCGACCGGAAGTAATTGATAACGGCTTTTTTATAAATTCATTATTTGTGTCTTCAAACGTTCGGGAATGGGTGAACGGGCCTAATGGGAATTATGTACCCGTTTTTTTAAGCGAAATCCCGAACCTGTTTGAAGAAGGTTTTTTGAAACTCAATGTTGCCATTGTACAGGTTTCACCCCCCGACCGGCACGGCTATTGTACCTTAGGGACTTCTGTCGATGCGGCGCTTTGTGCGGTAAGAATGGCGCCGGTGGTAATCGCACAGGTAAACCCGCAAATGCCAAGAGTTATGGGAGACGGTGTGATTCATTATTCTGAATTTACGGCGATGGTTTGGCAGGATAGTTCGCTCCCCGAGGTTGATTATAGCCTGGATACAGACGAAACAGCAGTCAGAATCGGCAAGCATGTAGCTTCTTTAATTGAGGATGGAGCGACTCTTCAAATGGGCATTGGGACGATTCCGGATGCGGTGCTGAAGCAGCTTTCGGGGCATAAAGGGCTTGGTGTGCATACCGAAATGTTTTCTGACGGGCTGGTGCCGTTGGTAGAGCAGGGGGTGATTACCAATGAATATAAAAAAGTGCAACCGGGCAGAATTGTTACCAGTTTTATTCTTGGCACACGAAAGGTATATGACTTTGTAAACGACAATCCATTTGTAAACTGTATGGATGTTGCTTTTGTAAATGACAGCGACGTCATCCGCAGAAATCCAAAAGTGGTGGCCATTAACAGTGCTATTGAAATTGATCTTACCGGCCAGATCTGTGCCGATTCGATCGGTACCTACCAGTATTCGGGAATTGGCGGGCAAATGGATTTTATGCGGGGCGCTTCTTTGTCTGTGGGCGGGAAGCCCATTATTGCAATGCCATCGGTAACACGAAATGGTGTTTCCCGAATTGTATCTTTTTTAAAGCCCGGTGCCGGTGTTGTTACTACAAGAGGGCATGTGCACTTTATTGCTACCGAGTTTGGTATTGTAAATCTGTATGGCCGGAATATGGAACAGCGGGCCCGGCTGCTGATTAGCATTGCACATCCGGATCACCGGGAGCAGTTAGAGCAGGCTTACTATGAACGATTCCAGAAATTGTATACTGCAGTAAAATAA
- a CDS encoding DUF308 domain-containing protein, whose product MHSTTIKSGINKLPLWIIPLAASLLLIGISFYIFAYPWNSYLQLIKLSGIGILLNGLLLIILYYIEGALFNRSDWMLAEGILNSLFGILMLFNPLLNFFLFAYFSGIWAICWGGLKMIQSLLQKKELKSRYLLSAEGLCAVLIGVLLLNLPFMKTRTIIQWIALLLLLISILNISINLKTTHLKEMRPSFFKPSR is encoded by the coding sequence ATGCATTCAACTACCATTAAATCCGGGATAAATAAGCTGCCGCTATGGATCATACCCCTCGCTGCAAGTCTTCTGTTGATTGGCATAAGCTTTTATATCTTCGCTTATCCATGGAACAGCTATCTTCAACTGATCAAGCTTTCAGGGATCGGCATTCTACTAAACGGACTACTGCTCATAATTTTATACTACATTGAGGGCGCCCTGTTTAACCGATCCGACTGGATGCTTGCCGAGGGTATACTAAATAGCTTGTTCGGCATACTGATGCTGTTTAATCCATTACTAAACTTTTTCCTGTTCGCATATTTCTCCGGCATTTGGGCCATCTGTTGGGGCGGTTTAAAGATGATCCAATCCCTGCTTCAAAAAAAAGAACTAAAAAGTCGGTACCTGTTATCTGCAGAAGGCTTATGTGCTGTATTGATCGGGGTATTGCTACTGAACCTTCCGTTTATGAAAACACGAACAATCATTCAATGGATCGCCCTGCTACTACTGCTTATAAGCATTTTGAATATATCTATCAACTTAAAAACAACGCATTTAAAAGAAATGCGCCCATCATTCTTTAAGCCAAGCCGGTAA